TTTTATGAAGGCTTTTTATTACAGTGGCTAAATCCAAAAGCATGGATAGCTTCAGTTTCTGGAACTTCTATGTTTTCAATTAATCAAAGCAGCTTACTCATTTTTGTTGTAATATATTTTATTGTTTGCTATTTAAGTCTTAGTTCTTGGGGACTTTTAGGCCAAAAAGCAAAGGTTTTATTAAACACAAACTCTAGATTAAAAGTATTTAATATTTTTATGGGAAGTATATTAATCTTTTCTGCTTTATCTTTAATTGTCATTAACTTTTCTAAATAGATAAACTCTTATTTACTTTCATTTACTTTATATTCATAAATGATTTAAGGAAGTGGATTACTATGTCAAATAATAATTTGGCGGAGAATAAGAATGAGTAATGTAATAGAATATTTTTTAAAGAATTCACGTCTTAACTATACACTTTTAATTTTTATATTAATTATGGGGATTTTTTCTTATATAAAAATACCAAAAGAGATGTTTCCAACTGTTACTTTAGATAGTATTCAAGTTAGTGGAAGTTATAGTGGAGCAAGTGCTGATAATCTAAATAATTTTGCTGTAATAGAAATAGAAAATCAAATAGATACAATTTCAGGTATTGAAGAAGTTACATCAACTATTAGAAATGGAAGCTTTACTATTGAAGTTGAACTCCAAGATGGAGTTGATAAACAAACTGTACAAGATGAGATTAGTGATGCCGTAAGTTCAGCAAAGCAATATCTTCCAAGTGATATGACAGAGCCTACTGTTTCAAGTGTACAAAGACAAAAATCACTTTTAAATGTTTCTATATCTTCACAAAATAAAACAAAAGCTCAAATATTAAAAATAGCAGAAACTATAAAAACAAAACTATATCAAGTACCAAGTATTAGTGAGATTATGATATTTGGGGATAGTGATTTACAAATAGATTTTTACTTAGATCATAAAAAGATAAATATGTATGGATTGCAAAGTGATTCTGTTATATCAGCCTTACAAAATTTATCTTATATCTATCCTGTTGGTCAAATTGAACAAGTTGGAAATCATATCTACTTAACTGCTAATAATAACAAATTTGATAAGAAAATTTGGGAAAATACAATTATAAAAGTAAATGATAAAAAAGTTTACTTAAAAGATATTGCTAATATTTCAATTGATTATCCCTTAGATGAGACAATATCAAGATTGAATGGAAAAACTACTGTATCTCTTAATGTATATAAAAATGATGAAGGTGATTCAATAGCTGTTGCAAACACTATTCAAGATATTTTAGAAAAATATGAAAAATCAAGTTCTGATTTAACTATTGATATTACAAGAGATTCATCAGGCCCTGTTGATGATAGAATAAAAACAATCATCTCAAATATTACTTTAGGTCTTATCTTAGTAGGACTTGCTATGCACGTACTTATTTCTACAAGATTATCTTTAGTAATTGTAATGGGAATACCCTTTTCTTTTATTTTAGGTCTTTTAATAATCGAAGCTATGGGATATAGTTTAAATATGATTTCTCTTATGGCTATTCTTATGTCACTTGGAATTGTAGTGGATGATGCGATTATTGTAAGTGAAAATATTCAAAGGCATCTTGATGAAGGGGCTGACATTAATGATGCTGTCTTAAATGGTGCAAAAGAGATGATTGCACCTGTATTAATAGCAGCATTTACAACGATATTTGCTTTTTTACCAATGCTTTTAATTAGTGGTGAATTTGGAATTTTGATGATGCTTGTACCAATAGTTGTTTCTGTACTTATTTTTGCATCTTTGATTGAATCATTTATCTTTTTACCTCTTCATGCAAAACATCTTTTAAAAAGAAAAGATAAAATGCTTGATTGGACAAAAGCATATAATTTTTATGAAAGTATCTTACATAAAATAATCCATTATAAAAAAACTTTTTTGATGATGTTTTTTATAACTGTTCCATTAATTACATATTTTCTAATCAGTCAAAGTAGATTTCAAATGATGCCTGATATGGTTTCTAGAAATGTAACACTATCTTTTAAACTTGATGAATCAAAATCACTAGAAGAGACAGATATTATCACTAAAAAGTATGAAGAAATTCTTTTGAAAAATTCAAAAGATTTATTTATAAAAAATATTGATTCAACTGTTGGAAGATTTACAAATGTTGCAAGTTCAAGTGAAACAATTGAAAATGGTTTTACCTTATCTTTAGAACTTGAAGATGCAAAAGAAGATGATTTTTTAAATAGATATATAAATCCAGTATTAAACTTTAGTTTTGATTTTGAA
This sequence is a window from Poseidonibacter parvus. Protein-coding genes within it:
- a CDS encoding efflux RND transporter permease subunit; the encoded protein is MSNVIEYFLKNSRLNYTLLIFILIMGIFSYIKIPKEMFPTVTLDSIQVSGSYSGASADNLNNFAVIEIENQIDTISGIEEVTSTIRNGSFTIEVELQDGVDKQTVQDEISDAVSSAKQYLPSDMTEPTVSSVQRQKSLLNVSISSQNKTKAQILKIAETIKTKLYQVPSISEIMIFGDSDLQIDFYLDHKKINMYGLQSDSVISALQNLSYIYPVGQIEQVGNHIYLTANNNKFDKKIWENTIIKVNDKKVYLKDIANISIDYPLDETISRLNGKTTVSLNVYKNDEGDSIAVANTIQDILEKYEKSSSDLTIDITRDSSGPVDDRIKTIISNITLGLILVGLAMHVLISTRLSLVIVMGIPFSFILGLLIIEAMGYSLNMISLMAILMSLGIVVDDAIIVSENIQRHLDEGADINDAVLNGAKEMIAPVLIAAFTTIFAFLPMLLISGEFGILMMLVPIVVSVLIFASLIESFIFLPLHAKHLLKRKDKMLDWTKAYNFYESILHKIIHYKKTFLMMFFITVPLITYFLISQSRFQMMPDMVSRNVTLSFKLDESKSLEETDIITKKYEEILLKNSKDLFIKNIDSTVGRFTNVASSSETIENGFTLSLELEDAKEDDFLNRYINPVLNFSFDFEQKSKIRTTSTNEAMEQIRELVTAQTKEDKVVEFNVVTSRIGIVRTDIELKLSSDNKTALLEGINTLKSAISKMKGTKDIADDTQLGDWEYKFSLNNYAMNLGLTDKEIATQITNYFMEKDQGDTFNKDGVINIKTQSVYKDSLDELKHFLIAIDDTKVELSQLVDFKIERNFEKIEKEDGLIQKKVFANVDTKITSANEVIKQLDATIKEIEKSGVTIGFGGEREKSSQMASDMLKAFMVGLFLIFLTLLINFPSFKSAFIILSVIPFTVFGAVLGHFIMGINLNSQSFIGMLGLAGVVINDGIIMLDFLHDTKNRKEFFVKAKQRVRPILITSITTILGLSTLIFFPTGESVMLQPIAISLGFGIAWGTILNLIYVPALYATLFKIKD